One window of Terriglobia bacterium genomic DNA carries:
- the accB gene encoding acetyl-CoA carboxylase biotin carboxyl carrier protein: MDAKELRELIDVISRSSFTTFELEREGFKLKLVKGPGSAPALVIQPPAGALPQEAPPAPASQDKLPPAAAVASPVDDGLITVTSPIVGTFYRAPSPGAPPFIEVGGKIAKGQVLCIVEAMKLMNEIESEIDAEVVEVLVANGQPVEYGERLFKLRPMA; encoded by the coding sequence GTGGACGCCAAGGAACTTCGCGAGCTGATCGACGTCATCTCACGGAGCAGCTTCACGACCTTCGAGCTGGAGCGCGAGGGCTTCAAGCTCAAGCTGGTCAAAGGCCCGGGATCGGCACCCGCCTTGGTGATCCAGCCGCCGGCCGGGGCGCTCCCTCAGGAGGCGCCGCCGGCCCCCGCCTCCCAGGACAAGCTGCCCCCGGCCGCGGCCGTCGCCTCGCCGGTCGACGACGGGCTCATCACCGTGACGTCGCCGATCGTCGGCACGTTCTACCGCGCCCCGAGTCCCGGGGCGCCCCCTTTCATCGAGGTCGGCGGGAAGATCGCCAAGGGGCAGGTGCTCTGCATCGTCGAGGCGATGAAGCTCATGAACGAGATCGAGAGCGAGATCGATGCGGAGGTCGTGGAGGTCCTCGTCGCGAACGGGCAACCCGTGGAGTACGGCGAGAGGCTGTTCAAGCTGAGGCCGATGGCCTGA